Within the Chromatiales bacterium genome, the region ATTCTTCGCCTGCATGGGCAGGGCAGCGTGATCGAGCGCGGCCATCCGGACTTCAACACGCTGCTGGCAACCTTCCCACCGCAGCCGGTGTGCCGCAACCTCATCCGCATCAAGGTGACGCGCATCTCGGACTCCTGCGGCTGGGGCGTGCCGCTATACGACTACACCGGGCAACGCGACGAGATCGCGCGGGCGGTGGCCGGAAAGACGCCGGAACAGTTGCGCGCCAAGGCGGAAAAGCAGAATCGTCTCAGCGTCGACGGCCTCGAGGGTCTGGACCTCGAAGCGCTCAAGTAGCCCGGATCAGACCGCGATTTCCACCACACTGAAAAAACACGGTATCGCGCGCAGCATCTCGAAGCTGGGACTGGCCTCGCGCACGATCGCCGCGGACTGGGTGCGTGCCGGACGCCTTGCCGTCAACGGTCGTCTGGTGCTCGATCCGGAATTTCCGGTGGTCATTGATCGCGATCAACTGACCCTGGACGGGAAGCCGCTGGTCGCAGCCGAAAAGCGCTACCTGATGCTCAACAAGCCGCGCGGACTGGTCACCACGACAACCGACGAAAAGGGCCGCGACACGGTCTATCGTTGTTTCGATGCTGCCGGACTGCCGTGGCTTGCACCGGTGGGCCGACTGGACAAGGCCAGCGAAGGACTCCTGCTGTTCAGCAATGATCCGGAGTGGGCGGCGCGCATCACCGATCCGGTCACCGGACCCGACAAGACCTATCACGTGCAGATCAACGCGCAGCCCGATGCGGAACTGTTGCACCGCCTCGTTGCCGGCATCAACAGCGAGGACGGCCGGCTGGCGGCAAAATCTGCACAACTGATTCGCAGCGGCGAGAAGAATGCCTGGCTGGAAATCGTCCTCGATGAAGGCCGCAACCGGCATATCCGCAGGCTGCTGGAAGCGCATGGCATCGGCGTGCTGCGCCTGATCCGCACCGCCATCGGCCCGCTGCAACTCGGCACGCTGGCCAAAGGCCAGTGGCGTTGGCTGGCAGAGCACGAGTACCGCTAGAATTCGCGCATGCAGATCGGGCCCTACACGCTCAGTTCCCCGGTGATACTCGCGCCGATGGTCGGCGTCACCGACAAGCCGTTCAGGCTCCTGTGCCGGCAGCTGGGCGCAGGCCTCGCCGTGTCGGAGATGACCAGCGCCAATCCCCTCCTGCGCGGATCCCGGAAGTCGCAGCAACGTCTGGATTTCAGCAATGAGCCGGGACCGGTCGGCGTGCAGATTGCCGGCCATGATCCGCAACAGCTGGCCGATGCCGCACGCTACTGCATGGACCAGGGCGCGCAGATCATCGATATCAACATGGGCTGCCCGGCGAAGAAGGTCTGCAACGTGGCGGCCGGCTCTGCCCTGTTGCGTGACGAACTGCTGGTGGGACGGATACTCGATGCCGTGGTCCGCGCCGTACCCGTGCCAGTCACGCTCAAGATCCGCACCGGCTATACGCGCGGGCAGCGCAATGCCCTCAGCGTCGCGCGCGTCGCCGAATCGGCCGGCATCGCGGCGATCGCCGTACACGGCCGCACGCGCGAAGACCTGTTCAGGGGCGAAGCCGAATACGACAGCGTCGCCACCGTGAAGGCCGCGATCGGCATACCGGTGATCGCCAACGGCGACATCGATACGCCAGAGAAAGCACAACTGGTGCTTACGCAGACCGGCTGCGATGCCGTGATGATCGGCCGGGCGGCACAGGGCCGGCCGTGGATCTTCCGCGAGATTGCACACTACCTGGCCACCGGTACCGTGTTGCCGGCACCTTCACTCATCGAGGTGCGCGATCACCTGCTCGGACACCTTGAAGCCCTGCACACCTTCTATGGCGAACACATGGGTGTGCGCATCGCGCGCAAGCACCTGGGCTGGTACAGCCGCGCGCATCCGGGACATCTGGCTTTCCGCAACCAGGTCAACCAGACCGAAACTGCTGAAGCGCAGATCCGCGCCACGCAGGAACACTTCCGCATGCTGATCGACGGCGCCCGTCTCGCGGCGTAGTCAGCCGGCGATACGCCGGGCACGCAGCTGCCCGCAGCCACCGTCGATATCCTGCCCGGCCGAACGCCGCAGCTTGGTCAGCACACCGCGCTGATGCAGCCAGCGCGCCATCTCTGCCGCTCGCTCCATGGCAGGACGCTCGAAATCCAGCCCCTCGACGGTGTTGTACGGGATGAAGTTCAGCACCGCATATTTGCCTGCCAGCAGCTTCACGATGCCTTCGAGTTCATCGTCGCCGTCGTTCACGCCCTTGAGCAGCGTCCACTGGTACTGGATCGGATAGGTGGTCCTGCGCGCATAGGCTTCGCCCAGCTCCACCAGCTCTGCGGGATCGATGCGCGGTGCGCGCGGCAGCAGTTCGGCTCGCAGTACAGCCCGCGTGGTATGCAGCGACAGGGCCAGCGCCGGCTTGACCACGCCCTGTGGCAGACGCTCGAACACGCGGCGGTCTCCGACAGTCGAGAACACCAGTTCCTTGTGGCCGATTCCGCCTTCAGTGCCGAGCAGTTCGATGGCCTCGAGCACATTGTCCAGATTGTGGGCAGGTTCACCCATGCCCATGAACACCACGCGACGCACGCTGCGCCGGGCACGGGCAAGTGCGAACTGCGCGACGATCTCGGCGCTGCCGAGCTGGCGCAGCAGGCCTTCACGCCCCGTCATGCAGAAAAGGCAGCCGACCGCACAACCAACCTGGGTAGAGACGCAAACGCCGGCAGGCGGCAGCAGCACGGTTTCCACTGTCTGCCCGTCGGCAAGCTGCACCAGCAGGCGCTCGGAGTCATCTGCCCCGGCGTGCCCGGAATGCACGCACCCGAGTGCGGCAAGTTCGGCAGAAATGGCCGGCAGCGCGGCGAGCAGTGACCGGGGAAACGCCGACTCGGGTTTGTGCGCCCAGGTATCCGGCGCCAGACCGCGCAGCCAGGCCCGCAGCAGCAATGCCTCGTGCCGCGGCCGGGCGCCGCTGCTGCGCAGGAGTTCACGGAGGGTCTGGATACGCATGGGAGCGGCGCGAGCCTAGCACGTGGCCGACTTTAAGCAGCACTTAAGATTCGAGGTCTACAGTTGCCCCATACCAGCAACACGGGGCGACAGGACATGAGACAGACGGTAGTGATCGGCGGACTGGCAGCCTTGCTGCTCGCTGCCAGCCTGGCCCGGGCCGCCGACCCGCTCGAGGCAATCAGGGTTGCAGCACAGGCAGACAGGTCCTTCAGCGGCTTCTCGGCTGCGCGCGGCGAAGCCCTGTTTCGCACCAAGGGCAGCGACTGGAGCTGCAGCACCTGTCATACCACAGACCCCCGCAATCCCGGGCGTCACACCGTGACCGGCAAGGCGATCCAGCCGATGGCGCCGGTCAGCAACCCGGCGCGCCTGACCGATCCGGCCAAGGTGGAAAAGTGGTTCAAACGCAATTGCAAGGATGTTTTCGATCGCGAATGTACGGCCCGGGAGAAGGGCGATGTCATCACCTGGCTGCGATCACTGACACGTTAAGAGAGGAGCTTTGGCCATGAACACTTCGAAAGCGTCCGCCGGCGTCCGCCGCATCGGCACCACACTCCTGTACCTGGCCGTCATCAGCATGCCGTCGGTCGCCTGCGCAGACGGCGCAAAAAAGCCGGCACCCGCCAATCCGGTCTGGCAGGAAGAATGCGGCAGCTGTCATATCGCCTATCCACCCCGCTTCCTGCCGGCTGAATCCTGGCAACAGCTGATGGGATCACTGGAGGATCACTTCGGTACGGACGCCAGCATCGATGCCGGAGCGGCGGCCACCATCGAGGCGTTCCTGACCCAGAACGCCAAGCGCAGCAAGACCGGTACCGCGGCAACCGACGCACCCTTGCGCATCACCGAAACCAGATGGTTTCGCCGTGAGCATGACGAGATCGCAGCCGCGAAATGGAAGTCAGCGGCGATCGGGAGCGCAGCCAACTGCGGCGCCTGTCATCGCGAAGCCGACAAGGGCAGTTTTCGTGAACGGGACATCAAGGTTCCCTGAAGGAGAATCATCATGCAGACCAGGACACTGATATGGGATCTGCCCGTACGGGCTTTTCACTGGACGCTGGCCACGAGTTTCGCCGGCGCCTGGCTGCTGGCCGACGGCGAGCGCTTGCGAAACTTCCACGTGATGTTTGGCTACACCGTTCTCGGCCTCCTGTTGTTCCGGCTGATCTGGGGCTTCGTCGGCACCCGCTACGCACAGTTCCGCTCCTTCATGTATCGCCCGCGCGAGATGGCGGCCTACCTGCGGGGACTGCTGCGCGGAGATCGTCCACATTACGTCGGTCACAACCCCGCTGGCAGCTTTGCCATCTGGGCAATACTGGTACTCGCGGCACTGACCGGCCTCAGCGGTTACGCGACCTATAACGAGTTCGGCGGCGATGCCCTTGAGGAACTGCACGAGTTGTTCGCCAACACCTGGATGCTGGTCGTCGGCCTGCATATAGGCGGGGTCATTGTTTCCAGTCTGCTCGACCGGGAAAACCTTGCCCGCGCCATGGTGACCGGATACAAACGGGCTGAACCGGCAGCGGCAATCCGCTCCGGCGTCTACGGGCTGGGCTCACTGCTGCTGGTCAGCGTGCTCGGTTTCTGGCTGTGGACACTGGTAGCCGCCTGAGAGCCTCCACTACGCCATATATTCGGCGATACCAGCCAGGCTGCGCTGGGGTTTGGCAAGTCCCGTGTCGATCTGGCCGAGGATCCTGCCGGTCTCCAGGTCCACTTTCGACATCACACCGGTGAAGATGTTGGTGGTGAACACATGCCGCTCATCGCGCGAGGCCGTGATCATCGCATAGCCATATTCGTCGAGTTCGATGGTGCGCAGGGACTTCCCTTCCGGGCTGATGAAGTCGATGAAGCTGCCCCTGAGCAACAACAGCGTGCCATCCTTCCTGTACGCCACACCCGTGGTCCACTTGCGCATGTACTCGGGTCCACCGGGATAGGTCACGAGATCGGGCAGGCACTTGCCGTTGACCACATCGAAGCGGTGCACCTTCATGCCGAGATCGGTGATGTAGGCAATCGACTTGCCATCCGGATGCATCACGGTATGCGTCACGCCGTGAAAGCCGGTCATCGAGGGCGCGGTTTCAGCATCGTATTCGGCAACCGGTCGCATGTTCGCGTCGAATTTCGCAAAGCGGCCATAGCCGACGAAATTGGTGCCGGGCAGGCGACGCATGTCGCCCCCCTCATAGGGCTTGTCGCCCTTCAGGTACTCCCCCAGCCAGATGCTGCCATCGGGAGCAAAACACACGTTGCCCCAGGGGCGCACGCCGAAATCGACGGGCGGCAACTGCTTGCCATCCGGGGACACACGTACCACTGCATATTCGAAAGGATCGAAGCCCCACAGGGTGCCGTCCGGCGCAAAGCGCAGGTTGATGATCAGGTGGCTGGTACCCTCGGTGTACAGCGTGCCCTTCGGCACCATGTTGCGGTCAAACTGCAGGATACGGCCTTCGCCGGCGTGATCGTCGCCCGGCACGTTCATCAAATAGGTGCAGCCCAGAAAAATATCGCCTGGCGCAAATGGCTTCATGGTCGAGGTCTTGGTCATCGCGAAAACTCCGCTTCTGATTGGCGTTTTGGACTTGTTCTTTATCGACAGATTTTGCCTGTCTGCCAACCATAACGGATTTCAACTCTTTTGGGCATAGCACGCAGCGATGAGACACAGGTCGCAAAAATCCGGACCGCCACCCGTTCCCGGCCCGGGGACGATAAAGCTCCCCGTTTGCGGGCCGACTAGCCTCCCATGCGGAGTCTCCGTTCAAAAATCCTGGCGCTTGCGGCTCTGCTCGTCGTCCTTACCCAGTTCAGCACCATCGGCGCGGTACTGTTGACCACCAACCGGGAGGTCTCGAACCGGGCCGACCAGATCCTGCGCAAGGCAGCCACCATCGCCGGTCAGCTCTCGGTCGGCCGCCATACGCGGCTGCGTTCTGCAGGCGCTGTGCTCGCAGCAGATCCCCGGTTCCGCGGCACCGTGAAGAGCCGGGACATCGCCACGATCAACGAACTGCTCGGCGCCCATCGTTATCGCACCGAGATTGATCTTGCCCTCCTCCTCGATGCAGACGGCCGCGTACTCGCGGGTACGGAACCGATCGGCGCAGGGGAACTGCGCTACCCGGAGCTGGTCAGGCTCGCCATGACCGACGGGGCTGTGCCAGCCCATATGACGGCTTTCGACCACACCTATGAAGTGGTCACCGTTCCGGTTGGAGAGGCCGCGCCGATTGCATGGCTGGCCAGCGGCGTACTCGTGGAAAAGGACTTCGCGAAGCGCCTGTCTGCGCTGACAGGTCTCGACGTCACGCTGCTCGCGCGCGCGCACGACCGTCCGTCGATACTCGGCAGCTCGCTCGACGCACTCGACAGCGCAATACTGCTGCAGGATCTTTCGACGGCAGACCCGGATGCCGACCGCGCACTGCGCATCAGGACGGGCAACGGCGAGCACCTCGCGCTGCTCCAGCCGCTGATTTCCAGCCGGCCGGACATCGAGGTTTTGCTGTCCGAACCGCTGGACACGATCATGGCCCCGTACCGCACCCTGCGTTACACCGTGCTGCTGCTTGGTGCCATTGCGCTGTGTCTCGCGATTCTCGGCAGCCTGCTTCTGTCCCGCACGATCACCCGCCCGGTCAATACACTGGTACAGGCAGCCCGCCGGATTCGCGATGGTCACTACAACCAGGCGGTTCAGGTCGAAGGCAAGGGCGAAGTCGCGGAACTGGCCAGCGCGCTCAACGCCATGCAACAGAGTATTGCCGACCGTGAAGAGCACATCACCTTCCATGCCCGCTTCGATGCACTCACCGGCCTGCCCACGCGTCTCTCGGCACTCGATGAAATCGAGGCGGCCATCCTGCGCGCTGCAACGAATGCACAGCCCGTTACCGTACTGCTGGTCGATCTGAACAACTTCAGCGACATCGGTTCGTCACTGGGGTACGACATCAGCGATGCGCTGCGCAGTCAGGCTGCCGAGCGTTTGCGTGCCGGGCTGGATGCGCGGCACATGCTGGGCCGCATTGAAGGCGATCAGTTCGTTGTCGTGCTCGACGGTCGCGATGTCGACCAGGCAACGGAAATCGCCGAGGACCTGGTGCGCCTGCTCGGCGGGGGCCTTTCGGTGCGCGACATCAATGTGAGTGTCGAGGCACGGGTAGGCATTGCGAGCTTTCCGCAGCATGCGGCGGACGCCGAGCAGCTGCTGCAGCGTGCAGCCGTGGCCCGCAACGATGCACGAAACTCGGACGTCCGGATCCGCATCTACCAGGAGGGCAACGACGGACGGAACCGGCGTCAGCTGACCATCCTCGGCGATTTGCGCAAGGCTGCCCGGCATGACGAGTTCCGGCTCTATTTGCAGCCGAAGGTGCAGCTTCCGGATGGGCGGGTCTGCGGTGCCGAAGCGCTGGTACGCTGGCAGCATCCGGGGCTCGGATTCCTGACGCCGGACCAGTTCATACCCATCGCCGAAAAGTCCGGCAACATCTCGCTGATCACCCAATGGGCACTGGCAACCGCGATCCGCGAATGCCGGCTGTGGCTCGAGGAAGGGCTTGACCTGCCGGTCTCGGTAAACCTGTCGAGCCGCGACCTGCAGGACAAGAACCTGCCGTTTTTCATTCTGGAACTGCTGCGCAACCATGACCTCCCGGCGAAAAATCTGGTCCTGGAGATCACCGAAGAAGCCGTTGTACTCGACTTCAAACACGCCACGCTGGTCCTCGAATGCCTGCGCGACATCGGCATCCGGATTGCAGTGGATGACTTCGGCACGGGCTATTCTTCCTTGTCGCTGATCAAGCGGCTGCCGGTCGATGAGCTGAAAATAGACCGGTCCTTCGTCACCAACCTGCCGGACGACAGGGACGACGTGGCGATCGTCGGCGCGGCGATCAATCTGGCCCACAATCTGGGCCTGCAGGTCATCGCCGAAGGGGTTGAAACACAGGCCGGGCTGAGCTGGCTGGCAGAGAACGGCTGCGAACAGGCACAGGGCTATCTGATCAGCAAGCCGATGCCGGCGGAGGAGTTCTCCACCTGGGTCAGAACCTATACCGCTGCCGGCTTCCGCCGTATGGCCAGCAATGCAAGCGCACCAAAGCCTGCCAGCAGAACGAACAACGAAAACAGCGTGCCGAGAACCGGCACGGACTGCACGACCAGCGCAAACACCGTCACTGGCAACAGCAGCACCAGATCCCGCCAGGCCGGACTCCTTCCCGCAGCTGGCACCGGCTCCTGAGCTGCAATCCGGATCCGGATCAGCTGTACCAGCATCAGCAGGCCGAGCAGTCCGGACAGCAGCACCGCCAGCAGGTACGCCGTCAGCAACAGCAACCCGAACAGCCAGCCAAACACCGACACGAACAGCACGACGATCAGCAGCGGTGTCAGCGAAATCGCGATGGCGCCGGTAACAAGCGTGCGCACCGGCGACGCATTCAACAATGCGCCTGAACGCTCGACGAGCGCAGGGCTCAACCAGAACACGCCGGCGGCAGCGATCATGATCGCAAGGCCGAGTGCCCAGCCGCCAAACGCCGGTGCCGCTGTTTCAGGCAGCTCATCGACGGGCGCCGTTACCCCTGCCACCTCGCCCATGATCAGCGCGTCTTCGGCAATCAGCGGCGGTTGTTCGCTGTGCCAGACCAGATGACCGCCGATGGCGGCGCCGGACTCGATGCGGATCTCCTGCGCCGTAATCTCGACATTACCCTGGATCTGGCCGGTGATGATGGCAGTCCGGGCAAACACCCGAAGGTCATCGCCGATCTGGCCCGCCATTTCGAGCGTACCGGCTGCAATCCAGGCGCGCCCGGCAATGGCGCTGCCCTCGGCGATGTTGACGACACCACCGGCAATTACCGCATGGTCGGTGACAAACCCGCGCAGCGTTACATCGCCGCCAGCGGCCCGCAGATCATCACCCACACCACCGGAGATCCCGATCTGCCCGCCGGCAACGCTCACATCGCCATCGATATCGCCGTCGATCGCAACGGTGCCGGCAGCGAGTACGGCATCGCCGGTTACCGGGCCATCGATCCGCAACCTGCCGCCTACGGCGTAGAGGTCTTCCGGGACGGGCTCGCTGATGGCGATGGTGTCACCGACACGCGTTTCGGCAGCGACGGGCACCATGGGCAACGTCACCAGAAATGGCAGGAGGAAGACGAGCCGCATCTGCATGGCCTGGTCCAGTCGCCGCTCTCGTTTCAGACGGCAGCGGGCTGCAGATCCGCAAGCGCCGCAGGCAGCAGGGCGTATACCCTGGCGTAGAGCTGCTGCTCCAGCGCGGTCTCCGCTTCGGTACTGCCGGCCATGTATGCCCAGTCGGCTTCACTGAACAACTTCGCGGCCAGCTCGGTCGTCGCGCCGTGGTGCCCCATATTGGCCATGATGTAGGCCGTGTAGGCTGCACTGGCCTGCTCGAAGCGCTCCAGCGCATCGGCGCCTTCACTCTGCAGTGCGCTCTTTGCAGCAGAGAAAACCGTCAGGTGCGCCTGATTCCCGGTCAGGCGTTCGTGCAACTCGTCGAGTGCCTGCCTCGCCTTGTCATCGATCGTTACGAGCTTGCGGCGGATCATGTCGCCCATTTTCACATCCTGGGCGTGCAGACGCTCCATGGCCGCTTCCATGTAGTCGCCCAGGGCGATATAGAACGGTACGAATGACTGGTTGCCGCCGGACTTGCGTGCCACGGCAGTCGTCAGCAGCTGCCGCACCGACTTCAGGCGACGCCTTTCGCCGGCAATCTTCTCACTCTGTGTCGTCATGTCGGATACTCCTTGCCAGATATGGATTGCAACAGGCCCGGGGTCAGCCGGCCAGACCGGGCTCAGACATCGAGTGTGCCCAGCATGCTCTCCGGGTAGCGTTCACCCTGTACCAGATCCTCCGGAATCGCATGCGCAACTGCGGCCAGCTGTTGCGCTGAAAGCTGCAGATCGACCGCCGCCGCGTTTTCCTCAAGCCAGCGCCGCTTCTTGGTACCCGGGATCGGCAGCACCCCCTGCGACTGGCCGAGGACCCAGGCCAGCGACAGCTGGGCAGGCGTACAGCCTATGCCGCGCGCCAGCTCCCGCAGTCGTTCGGCTGCGGCGAGATTGTGCTCGAAGTTGTCCGCCTGGAAACGCGGGAACATGCGCCGCGTATCGCCTTCCGGGAAATCCGCAACACTGCTGATGGCCCCGGTCAGGAAGCCGCGCCCGAGCGGACTGTAGGCGACAAAGGCCACGCCGAGTTCTTCGCAGGTCTTCAGCGTCGTACCGCAGGCATTGCGCGTCCACGGTGAGAGTTCGCTCTGCAGGGCTGCAACCGGGTGTATGCGGCAGGCACGACGCAAGGTCTGCGGATTCGCTTCGGAAATGCCTGCGAAGCGGATCTTTCCGGCGCGCACCAGCCCGGCCATCACTTCCATCGAGTCCTCGATCGGCACCTGTGGATCGATACGGTGCAGATAAAAGAGGTCGATCTGCTCCACGCCCAACCGTTGCAGACTCTCGTCACATGAGGTACGGATCGTGGCTGCGCGGTTGTCGGCCGCAATACGCCCGTCGGCTGTGCGCGAAAGGCCGCACTTGGTCGCGAGGAACACCTCGGCGCGACGCCCGCGGATCGCTTCACCGACAAAGCGCTCGTTGGCGCCATCCTGATAGACGGCAGCCGTATCGAGGTGATTGATACCGAGATCAAGGGCCCGATGCAGGGTAGCCCGTGCCTCGGCATCATCGCGCTGGCCATACCAGCCCACCATGCCCATGCAGCCGAGTCCGAGCGCCGACACCGATTCGCCGGTATTGCCGAGTTTTCGCTGTTTCATGCGTTGATCATACCCGCGTCGGCGGGACTCGCGCAGCCCGGCACAGTTGGATATGCTCCGGGCATATCTGATGGAGAATCTGCCCATGTCCGTGACAAGAAAGATCGTCCTGATCGGTGCCTGCATCCTGGCCCTTGCGGCCTGCGCGAGCGGCACCGCGAGTATGTCGGCAGCGCCGCAGACCGTACTCGTGGCCGGCGCTACCGGACGCACCGGCACAGAGCTTGTCAGTCAGTTGCTGGGCGAGGGCTACACGGTGCGCGCACTGGTCCGTGATCCGGTGAAGGCGAGGGCCGCCTTTGGCGACCGGGTGAGCTATTTCACCGGCGATGTGACCGATCCGGCCACGCTGACACCCGCCATGCAGGGTGCAGATGCAGTAATTTCGGCGATCGGCGCCAAGGGTGCGAAAGGCCCTTCCCGGCCGGAAGTGATCGACTACGCAGGGGTCAGGAATCTGGCAGTTGCGGCATCCGTTGCCGGCGTCAGGCAGTTTGTGCTCGTTTCTTCACGCTCGGTAACCCAGAAAGACCACCCGCTGAACCGGATGTTCGGCGACGTGCTCATCTGGAAGCTGAAGGGGGAGGACGCATTGCGCGCCAGCGGTGTGCCTTACACGATCATCCGCCCGGGCGGACTGGGGAATGGCGAACCCGGCCAGAAGGCCTTTGTCATCGAGCAGGGCGACAAGTCTGCAGGGCAGACCACCATCGCACGATCAGACCTGGCCACCATCTGCGTACAGGCGCTGAAATATCCTGAAGCGCTCAACCGGACCTTTGAGGTCAATACAGTCGAGGGTTCGCCGGTGACCGACTGGCGCACGCGGTTCGCTGCGCTGAAACCAGATCCGTCAATGTAGCAAGGCTTCGCGATGCCATTGGCCGTCATGCCAGACGATCTGGTATGGCGGCCAGTAGGTGTCGTCCAGCCTGAGCGTCAGCACTTCGACCTGGCCATTCCAGGTAACAGTCGTGAGACGCACCGAGTCGCGGTTGCGTTTGCCGCCGACCACGGCAATGAACTGGTCCAGGTCGGCGATAGCGTTGCCATCCACGGCCGTAATCCGCCGTCCGGCAAGCAGGCCATGGCGCGAAGCCGGTGAACCAAAAGCGAAGTACGACACGTACACGCCGGTCGGCTCGACACCGCGTTGGGCCGCCATATCCCGGTACGGCGCCTGCAACAGCGCGCCTGCCCAGAGCAGCGCACGACGTATGCCGGTGCCGTCGAGCGGTACCGTGGCAATGTCGATACCGAGTACCTGACTGTTGCGCAGCACCTCCACCACGACCGTTGGCTTCTGTGTGAGCCGCTCGACTTCACGAAAGCGAGTCGCCACCACGCCATCGATGGTCAGCAGCAGATCGCCCGGCTGCAGCAGGTTCGCCGCCGGCGATCCGGCCACGGTGCGTGTGACACCCAGGATCTGACGGCGTTCAGGATCCTGCCCGGCAATGCGTTGCGCCCAGTCCGCTGGCAAACCCAGCCGACGCGCATCAGCCAGCGGCATCTGCGCCCATTCCACTTCCAGGGAATGCAGCGTCTGGCCGCTGCGGGCGATTTCGAGCAGCTCGGCAAGATACTCGGCGGGCATGCCGCGATTTTCCTGCCGCAGCTGGCCATTACCCTGCCAGGCAAAGCTCGACCAGAGCGATACCACTTCACCCCGGCGGTTCGTCACCATACCGTCGACGTCGCGGGGCGGACTGACCAGCGCCAGGGTTTCCAGGTTGCTCTCGCGAAAACGCATCGTGCGGGAGAGTGGATAGCTCACCGGTTCCAGCGACGAAAATGTCGTCGGCTGTGCCGCCAGCTTGTCGCCGCCGCGCAGGCCGATTACCCACAGCTCGTCGCCGGGCTCCGGGACAGTGCTGTTCAGGCGCACGGACTTCACCGGCGTATCGCCAATCAGCGCCGGGTCGTAGGCCAGAAGCGCAAGGTTGTGCACGGGATGCACGAAGACCACGCGTGCCGGTATCTCCAGTGTGCCGCCAAAAGTGATCCGCACATCGCCCATGGCCTCGGGAATCGTGTTGCGGTCGACGACCACGAAACCCCGTTCTGCATCCAGCACGACGCCGGTGCCGTAGTAATGCTGCTCGGACACGCCGGACACCACATACGGCATATCGAAGTTGACCAGCACCAGTGAGGGGGCGATCCGGCGGAGCCTCGGGTCGCGCTGCGGAACCAGGCTTGCGGTGCCGCCTTCCGGTGGCCGGGCCGGCGGCCCCGCAGCGAGATCCCTGCACGGCCACTCGCCACGCACATCGTCACGGTGGCAGCGCACCGCCGGAAACCAGCGCCGGTCCATGCGGATCACGCGCAGCCGGCTGGAGCCGGGTTCCTCGACGCTGATGATGCGGAGTGCGACCTGCTGCTGATCGGCAAGGCCCGCCAGCACCTGCTCGAGGTCGTCGATGGTGTTGATCACCTCACTGCCAGCGGCAACGATCACCGCACCACGGGGTATGCCGGCCGCTGCCAGCGTGAAGCCGGGGTTGGCCACGTACACGCCTTCGGCAGCGCGGTTGAAATAGCGC harbors:
- a CDS encoding pyridoxamine 5'-phosphate oxidase family protein — translated: MARLFEQIDDALAAWIRQQQMFFVATAPLSADSSVNCSPKGLDTLRILGPHEVAWLDLGGSGIETVAHLKENGRIVLMFCAFEGAPRILRLHGQGSVIERGHPDFNTLLATFPPQPVCRNLIRIKVTRISDSCGWGVPLYDYTGQRDEIARAVAGKTPEQLRAKAEKQNRLSVDGLEGLDLEALK
- a CDS encoding diheme cytochrome c, coding for MNTSKASAGVRRIGTTLLYLAVISMPSVACADGAKKPAPANPVWQEECGSCHIAYPPRFLPAESWQQLMGSLEDHFGTDASIDAGAAATIEAFLTQNAKRSKTGTAATDAPLRITETRWFRREHDEIAAAKWKSAAIGSAANCGACHREADKGSFRERDIKVP
- a CDS encoding cytochrome b/b6 domain-containing protein, which gives rise to MQTRTLIWDLPVRAFHWTLATSFAGAWLLADGERLRNFHVMFGYTVLGLLLFRLIWGFVGTRYAQFRSFMYRPREMAAYLRGLLRGDRPHYVGHNPAGSFAIWAILVLAALTGLSGYATYNEFGGDALEELHELFANTWMLVVGLHIGGVIVSSLLDRENLARAMVTGYKRAEPAAAIRSGVYGLGSLLLVSVLGFWLWTLVAA
- a CDS encoding rRNA pseudouridine synthase, with translation MVSASTASRVWTSKRSSSPDQTAISTTLKKHGIARSISKLGLASRTIAADWVRAGRLAVNGRLVLDPEFPVVIDRDQLTLDGKPLVAAEKRYLMLNKPRGLVTTTTDEKGRDTVYRCFDAAGLPWLAPVGRLDKASEGLLLFSNDPEWAARITDPVTGPDKTYHVQINAQPDAELLHRLVAGINSEDGRLAAKSAQLIRSGEKNAWLEIVLDEGRNRHIRRLLEAHGIGVLRLIRTAIGPLQLGTLAKGQWRWLAEHEYR
- the dusB gene encoding tRNA dihydrouridine synthase DusB, whose protein sequence is MQIGPYTLSSPVILAPMVGVTDKPFRLLCRQLGAGLAVSEMTSANPLLRGSRKSQQRLDFSNEPGPVGVQIAGHDPQQLADAARYCMDQGAQIIDINMGCPAKKVCNVAAGSALLRDELLVGRILDAVVRAVPVPVTLKIRTGYTRGQRNALSVARVAESAGIAAIAVHGRTREDLFRGEAEYDSVATVKAAIGIPVIANGDIDTPEKAQLVLTQTGCDAVMIGRAAQGRPWIFREIAHYLATGTVLPAPSLIEVRDHLLGHLEALHTFYGEHMGVRIARKHLGWYSRAHPGHLAFRNQVNQTETAEAQIRATQEHFRMLIDGARLAA
- a CDS encoding DUF1924 domain-containing protein gives rise to the protein MRQTVVIGGLAALLLAASLARAADPLEAIRVAAQADRSFSGFSAARGEALFRTKGSDWSCSTCHTTDPRNPGRHTVTGKAIQPMAPVSNPARLTDPAKVEKWFKRNCKDVFDRECTAREKGDVITWLRSLTR
- a CDS encoding RNA methyltransferase — protein: MRIQTLRELLRSSGARPRHEALLLRAWLRGLAPDTWAHKPESAFPRSLLAALPAISAELAALGCVHSGHAGADDSERLLVQLADGQTVETVLLPPAGVCVSTQVGCAVGCLFCMTGREGLLRQLGSAEIVAQFALARARRSVRRVVFMGMGEPAHNLDNVLEAIELLGTEGGIGHKELVFSTVGDRRVFERLPQGVVKPALALSLHTTRAVLRAELLPRAPRIDPAELVELGEAYARRTTYPIQYQWTLLKGVNDGDDELEGIVKLLAGKYAVLNFIPYNTVEGLDFERPAMERAAEMARWLHQRGVLTKLRRSAGQDIDGGCGQLRARRIAG